In Elephas maximus indicus isolate mEleMax1 chromosome 5, mEleMax1 primary haplotype, whole genome shotgun sequence, the sequence CTCCATAGGCTGAGATTGAGGTCTTCCATGTGGCCTCCTGATCGCCTGAGTCTGGGGAATAAACCCGGGTTCATTCGCAGTCTAGAGTCCCTCTCCAGACTGAGCACTCAACTGCCAGCAGGCACTTGAGGCCTGTTCTGGCCCCACCCTAAGGATCTTAATCCTCTGTAGATGACACATCTTAATCATCTGGAGATGACAGCAGGAATTTTTTTGTGGTTGACCTCTGAAAAGGATATTATTTgatacattttaaagaaaagaaactttACTGACATAAATCATTTGGGATATCTCTAAATTCATCAAGAAATCAATCTTCAACACTAATACTTTCCATAAAACACCGGGAAGTGTTATCATTTGCAGTTTAGATGAGGGACTTTGGCATCAAATCTCTCTGAGTTTAGGTCCAGGCTCCGCCACTTAAAGTCAATGTAACCTTAAACAAGTGAATCACCTTCTCCAAATCTCAGTCACCATCTGGTGTGAATTCGTTGAAATAATGCAAATAACACTCTTCAAACACTGTAAGTGCCCATAAATAGTAGCTATATTATACTGTTGCTTAAACTTAATTTGCCAAAGGACTTAACGTTGAATCGATACTAGTTAtcatcaagtccattcctacCCAtggcacctccatttgtgtcagagtagaactgcgctccagagagttttcaatggctgattttttcaaaaagtagttcaccaggcccttcttcccacATGCAtccggatggacttgaacctccaacctttcagttagcagctgagcttattaactatttgcatcacgcAGGGACTCTTATTGAATCAATTCCCTTGTGCAATTTTAAATAACTAGAAATGACATTCTTACGAGATGTGAGGTCTAATTAAAACCTTAAAGATCAAAGGTAACACTTGCTAATttgataaatgcaaatcaaatttaCAGTCTTAACCAAAACTTAATTTGCAAATTTGATCTTAGGCAAATATCAATCTAAATGACTTATGTTCTAATAATACCTGAGGCATAAAAATTACAAAGACTGATTATATACATAAGCTGACTAAACAATTTTCCTTGTTACCAAGTAATCACGTTCCTAATCTTTATGAGATGTTTCTTTGGAAGCTGTGGATATTTCCCACAATGTGGAAGGTCTGTTGTGTTTAGTTTGAGAAGAAGAATGAAATATAATGGCTGGACACATTTATTCAAGTGGATACTCTCAAGGGACCTAGCCTTTGGTTTCTTAGGAAATTAATTGCCAGACTCCATACTCCAAGCAGTTAGTGCATTGATTGATTGAGTAATTAACAGACATTTGAGCTGAATTTGGAAGATATGCTTCTGAATGTGCTACTGAATAGGACCACACCAAAGGTCTGGGCAGATAATGTGGACTCACCCAGATTAGCAGTGCCACAGTCTGACAAATTAAATTTCAACACTTCCAGTTCATCTTGGCAGCTGCTTGTAGCTTGATGTCATGCAACCATGATGTAAGCCATAAAGAGTGGTGTTTTGCAATAGAGAGATTCTGGTAACCCATCCCAGGTGTGTGGGTTGCAGGATATCAATATTTGTATCACACCACGAAAAGCGTGTTACATTTGGTATATGGCTTAAATATATGGCTTACTCAGGTTCTTTCTGCAGAGAAGAATTGTCCTTACGTTCAATATCAAAAGCTTAAATTGCTGATGTTTGCCTTGTTGttttcttaagaattttttttttcaattacataGAACAAAAGGAAACCACTTTGACGTCACCAAAATGGACGATTCAAAATAAAGCGTTCTATTTGTATTGTTCCAGGAAACAATAAAAAGATGAAACTGTTATAATTTCTCCCTCTTCAAGCATAATCATACAAAAATCTACCTTTGGGAAAGAAGATACAATGGCAAGTAATTGTCATTCCTTTTTTGTATACTTACCAGTTCAAGTGTGTGTGAGATTATAGTGTTTTCTCCTGCCCCCATGATGCTCTAAGAGGCTAAACGGTAAAGCATACGTGAATATCAATATCCTAAGAATGTATTCCGCAGTCCACGATAGAATATGTCTTAAAGAATTGAATGATAGACACAGGGAGGAGACAAAATGGGGAATGAAAGACATTGATGAGCCCCTCCACCAGTTTGATTTAATCACAGTTGCCAGAAAGATGTCACCTAATGATGAATCAATTAATAGCTGGAAAACTAGTTCTGATGCCAAGGCTTCACATgtaggttttttattttattttatttttttccaggatCTTGTCGAATATACGAAAACTTAGAAGATGAAAAAATTTTGCACAACATCTTGTATTTATGCATTTTCTCCCTTAAATCCTGCTTATGTATGTAAATATTGCCAGATATGTCTCTAGCTCCGCAGGAATGCTACAGATGCCTTCCTGTAAAAttagttctgaaaaaaaaaaagttacggaATCACAAGATTATTTTGTATGACAAACCACAAAGTGATGGCTTCCCGTAAACCACAATCTCCGTTTCCATAGACTCTCACTGGGTGGACTCTATGCTGTTAATGCATACTGTACCACCAGTGAAAAAATTTCAATCtctgttgttttggttttggttgactTTTTCATCTGGCAATCTGGGAATTTTAATTCTTTGATGTTTTTCGAATTTCAGTTACACATATTGTGTTTACGATCTACAAGTATTTATAGGCAGCATCTTCCCCCTTTTAGGTTATGACCTCTCCAGACTCTATCATTTATTCCCCTTTCATTTCATCAAGATAGCCTTTCCATCGCCTTCATTaagttttgttgtttctttctggGCACTCCCCAGCTTTCTTACATCTTTTTGAAATGCTCAGGAAGGGCATAGCTTTCTAGGTGTGGTTGCTGGAGTCACTGGGAGGAACCTTCCCCTCCCCGCTCCTTGGTATGACGTAACCTTTGGACACGGTGTGAGAGCATGTGGAAAGTGCTGACCTGTGATGCTTCTGCGTGAAACTCCTGCcgaagaaaaaacaaagcaaccGCGCACCTTCTATTCAAAGGGAAGCAGAATGTAAAGTTTTGATTCAGCCATGAATGAAAGATCATAACATTTTAAGTGGAAGGCTTGTTTACCAGGCTTACCAATGTAAAAATATTAAAGCTTGATCCTCTTTTAACCAGTCTCATGATCAAAATTGTTTTGCTTATCTATATCACAATGGGGGAAAAGAAGTTCTTTTAGAGTGaatctaaaagaaaaacaggaaatactATTGtcctttaatttcattttttactttctttgtaaACAAAtccttaaattattattttataaaccaaACAGTTTGTAAATATACACCTAAAGTAACATCCAGTGGTATGTTTTGGGGTTAGAGGTGGGATGGGGCTGTGAGCCTTGAAAATAATCTCGCCTTCGGTGCAGATACGGaaaattttctctcttctcccactATCAAATTTTAAAGCTAGAAGGGCcttataaaaaatgaaaccaaaatccaaagaaaTTAAGGGACCCGTATAGGACTACTTGAATTATGTGACAGAAATGATTAGAGAGAAAAGGTCCTGATTTCCCAAACAGTTCCACCATAGCTCCATTTTCTCTATGTGAAAAACCTATCATCAAGTGTTCAGAAATGGTAAAGAAAATTTCCACTTTGGTTGTTGGCTGGTGAAAAATTCTTATGTTCAGTTCTTCAGTTTCTATTTAGGGCCAATTGTAGACTTTTATTCATTAGGAGAATTCTAGGATTTTGGTCCAAATGGATGGTCACTGTGTAATTCCACTGACAATAGGAAGAGCTGATGAACAAAAGCATTAGGGGATCAATGAGTCCAACAAAAAGTTTTATAATCCATTCAGAAACAGAAATGTTTTGTCTACTCTGGACTCAATATCCAGATAGCTCTCAGTCCTCAAACACTCTTTAGCTTATTCCATATTTCACAGATAAAGGCTGCACAGCGTTGTGACAAGCTGGGTGTGATTTGCGTTTGCTTGGACATcctattttcttctctctggtGTCGTTTGGTCCACTGAAGCTGCCATAACACTGATTTCATCATAAAAGTTGACATCACACTCTTTTAGGCACCATACCAACAGCATATTTGGGACTAGTTCCATAGTGTGCATAGACTTAGACAAGCCCCGTCTAAACGTTCTAAAATGCTGGTAGGAAGCACATGAAGAACCCAAGCTTGACATCGCTTTGGCTTGCTGCAAGGTAGATAATTATTCCCATGAAAATTTACATCACCATGGTCAGAAGGCTGAAACTCAGTGTTTCTGCAGTGAGAACAATAACCACATAATAACAGCAAACCCAGTGTAGGACTAGGAACTTGGCTTCTGTCACAGTAGCTTGTTCACTTGACTCCCATGGCACCCTAACTAAAGACCAACGTCGAATTTTTTCCTCTCATCTTATTGTTATcccaacttccttttttttttcaagtctagTCAGCTTGAGAAGTTTTGTTGTTTCATCTGAAGATTTCTGTTTTGGACCCACTGATTTTTACAAATGTCTGGATGAATTTCTCTTACAAAGGCCTCACAGTGGTCTCCCTCCAGAGCAGATGTTATAAGGCAATTTCAGTTTCAGACACCTAAAAGAGAGCATTGGTTTCCATATCAATTTGACTGTTGTTTGTATAGATTATTGTAGATTATATAAATGTGCTGGTGTAGCATTTGCTCTTTGTACTTCACCCAGCTCCCCTTTACCCAGCTGTGGACCCATCCCTCAGCAGCTGTGAGTGTTAAAAGGCTCACAGCAGTATCCCACTCCAGAGAATTTCCCTTAGCCAATGAGCATCTTGCCAGGAGATAGATTCCTGGAAGATAGCAACCTCCTGGAGTTCCTGGATgtcacaaacagttaaacacttgactatttTAACTGAAAGGTTCTTGGTTCAAACCCAGTCAGAGGCTCTTTAAAAGacaaggcctggcgatctgcttctaaaatgtcacatccttgaaaaccctatgaaacacagctCTGATCTGCAACACATGgcatcaccacgagttggaattgtcttgactgcagctggtttggtttttggttttggcctccTACTCTGTCAGGGGATTGTGTGGCCAATGACTGACTGACATGGGATGCTAAAACTAAGCTCCCTTGCCTCACCGGGACAAGCTTGTGATGCCATTCACATTCTAGATCTCCCTGGAATCAGGTGGAGGCTATACTTCAACTAAAGCCATTTCTTTCTTAGTTTCTTTCTCTGATCTATCTGCATTCCTTACTTTCTAACAAATTTCACCACAGAGCAcaccttaaaccaatcacttgtACCAGAATCCCCAACTCTGGCTCTGTTTCCAAGGAATCTGATCTCAGACAGCTGGTTTATCAGCTTTAAAAGGTCttacttccttttttattttattttattgtcttaGGCAAATCTGAAATTGGTACAACATATAGTTGATTCTTTCAGAGATATGATTGTTAAGCAAAGCAAATTTTTTCCAAGTTTATTCAGGCAATCTTGGTCATTTTAAAAATGACGATCTAGTTAAATGAGTATAAAAACTTGTTAAAAAATCCTCCgctgttgactcaattccaactcatagtaaccctataggacagactagagctaccccatatggtttccaaggagcagcggtgGATCTGAAgtgtcttttgtttagcagctgtagctcttaaccactacgccacctgggtttccaaatACAGTATAGCAAGTGAAAtacatttgtattttttcattAATGTATATAACATTATTTCTTGACTTTTTCCTAGTTACATggatttaaggaaaaaatagtaGTGTAAAAAAGCCAAAAATAAGGATTAATACAGAAATAATTTACATTTATTAGTAGATCAAGTTTATCTTCTTAGGTTTTTAGCAGGAGAAAGTATCTCCTGAATATACCCCAGCTGATGTCTGGAAAGAAAGTGGCCCATGTTTGTCACACATTCTCATTCAATTAATACTCATTTCTTGatctgttcattcaacaaatgtttgctgaGTGTCTATTGTGTGCTAGGtactgcattgttgttgttgctgctgtgtgcCATCCTGCTGAtatcgactcatagtgaacctctatgacagaacagaaatgtcccatagggtttcctaggctgtaatcttcacgggagcagatcaccaactCTTTTTACCTTCgctgctgctggtgggttcgaaccaccaacgtttcgcttagcagccaagtttagGCACCAAATACATGATTGAAAACAAGACATAAGTAGTCCTTTCCCATGGGGCTTATTGTCCCTTTCACTTATAACTTTGATATAGGCAGACAGAGATGAGGataaagggaatttgtaaaatggAACTATCGTATTGGAACTGAAGGTAGACTTTTGTCAGTTCTCTGAGCTTATGAGAAAAGGCATCGAAACAATTATTATGTAGAAACCTACCAGATTTATGCCCCATTTTCACTAAAGAATTACACATGCCAATACCTGATACATTTGTaggggctcaataaatacttgtcaaATGAATGAGTGCCAAGTGGACttcatattttgtctttttcataCCTCTTTCTTATGTAGCAGTAAAACATAGCAAGAAAACTACTTAATAGTAATCCAACGCCAATCCCAATTGCAATGTATTTTTCATAAGAATCCATGGCATATGAAGTTAAAGTCAAGTGCTCACACCTTTCTCCAGTATAACCAGTtaaacacctttaaaaaaaaaaaaagaatgtataattttaaaatccATGACAATAGAAGTACAAAGAAATGATCAATTTCAAAGAACGAAAAAATTCTGATGGAAAGTAAATAATTTGAGTAGGAGAGGCAAAACACCAAATGAAAGTCCATCTGTTACAGGTAATGAAGTAGCTATtgttttataataattatttcaTTAAGACCCCATATTAATTCAACTTCTTTGCTTGGTAGAGGGGAAAGAGTATGGTTGCATGAATTGGTCTAGAAAATCCTTAGCCTACTCTTTCATAGGAGGATTTgagcaaacctaaaggttggtggtgtgagcatacccaaaggcaccttggaagataggcctggctatctacttccgaaaaccagccactgaaaaccctgtgatgcacaattctaccctgacacacataaagtcgccatgagttgggatcaactcgacagcaactggtttatattGCTGTAGCACTTTATATTATTGAAGTGTTTTGCCAgtctatttcatttcattgtacaAACAACCCTGTGAAAACTTTGAATATAAGTAGGGAAATTGAGATGTAGGGGAATTTAGTGCTGAAGTCACAGAAGCAAGGCTGGAATCTTGACCCCGCTGACAATGTAATAGCAAGATTAGAATATTATGCTTTTACTGgtagaataaaaaacaaacaaaaaccacttgCCCCTATCTCCTAGGGTGATTTTGTCttggtattttaaatattcaatatggtAAGAGGCGTACTAACCACTTGAATATGTTGTTAAAAtgaggattctgattcagtaaatctGGAGTGGGGCATGAGATTCTGACAAGCCCCTGGGTTTCACAGATGCTGCCAATCTGAGAGCCATACTTTTGAGAAATGAGAATTTGTATCTTAGAAAAAGACTCCTTAGATATTCAAATACGAAGAGGACTCAGGCATGTGCCCATTTTACTAGATAAGCCAGAGGTGAGGACATATGGCATGTGAAGCACTACCAACCACTAGAAGCATAAATTCATCTTCTCCTGGCTCTAGAATCTGACAAGTTCTTTGCAATTACCTGCAGATAGCTTTCTCCAGCTCATGGTGGAATGCGCAAACACCATTGATGCAGTAACTATTGTGGTCTTCCAGGCAAGGAGGAGAGAACTTCAAGGCTATGGGTCCTTCTGCATAGTCAGCTAGAAAAGGATATCCAATAGTAACAGATGATGTGGGTCATGATTTTATGGTTGATTCTTAACACATATGTAAAGATAACTTCTCTTTTTAGAATATCCTTTGGATGCTCTCTCTTTGAACTATTGTTCCCTTGGTAGGTTCTATACGGGGGTAGAATTAATATCattcagacataaaaaaaaaaatccattaattaATTAAGGGGTGGAAGTGGATTGACGATTGTTCCGTTCTTTAGCTACATAACAAGGTATAGAGGTAAAAGTTTGCCAAAAGGTGGCAGCATTGATTCTAGTCATGGTTATCAATGCTTCCCAAATGTTCCCAGAATGCTAAATATAGACAAATTCACAAAATCTTTCCATTTTCCCCCTTTACACTTGAGAAGTCAGAACTTAGGAAGTTTCAGATTTACACTTGTGTAAATGAACttggtttctctttctttctcaggcAAGAGTAGCTTGAGAATTTTCCCCTTCTTGTGCACTGCCGTGAGTAGCTAATTGTAAAGGGCTGTCTTTCCTAAATGACTTCAGAAGAAGCACTGCTATCATCTATACAAGAAACCAGAAACAACATATGGCTCAGCCTTAACAGTTAAAGTTATTCTAAGATGCACACTGCTTTTGTTTGCAAATTGATGGGTATTTTGGAAAAAGCCAATGGATaacaccttttttattttttatttttattgtactttagatgaaggtttacagaacaaactagcttcttattaaacagttagtaacatattgttttatgacactagttaacaaccctacaacaggtcaacactctccattctccaccttgggttccctattaccagctttcctgtcccctcctgccttctagtccttgcccctgggctggtgtgcccctttagtcttgttttgttttatgggcctgtctaatctctggctgaagggtgaagctcaggaataacttccttactgagctaagaaggtgtccagaggccatactctcagggttcctccagtctcttttagttcagtaagtctggtccttgtgatttagaattttgttctacatttttctccagctctgtctgggaccttctattgtgattcttgtcagagcagtcagtagtggtagctgggcaccatccagttgtactggactcagtctggtggaggccatggtagatgtgggtaacacctttttaaaaatttatagtgAGATGAGGAACTTACCTCATTTACTTAAATTTTACTTTCCTCTATATTCAGAAACAAAATATTTAACTTGATCTTTTTTATTTGCCTGGCTTTACATCAGGAGGCAGTATGTGATTTGCCTCCCTGAGAATCATAACCACCTAATACACAGGTCTTGCCAGGTAACAAACTTTCCAAGTTCACCTTTGAGAGTTCAAACAGGTTTCAAAAAATGCTGATGCTGAACAGCAGCCCAAAGCCACTGCAATAACAATCATAGAATAGAAAGCTTATCGTCACTTTTAACAGCAAAAATTCAGTTATAGCTGGCTAGGAAATAGagcaaatgctttaaaaaaaaataaaatcttcttCTCCccccaaatctctctctctcgcttacacacacacacagaggaataaAATCTTTCCAGTGATAATGGAAAGTGAATTAATGCTTCTTTCTGTACCCATAATTTCATTGGCTGAAAGCTTACAGTCACAGACCAGCACATGATGTCACTCATTAAGAAGGCCAGACGGGGTCTATCTGCCTCTGGGCATGCCTGGCTCATTGGGAACCAAGCAGGAATCAAGCAGAAAATGTGAAGCATTTCACATTCAGAACAATAAGTGAAGACAAATGTTGTTTCCCTCATGGCCTACATTTCCTCCTTTTAAAAAGGCAATTCTTGATGACACATTGACCTGTCACTTCCTGCTAAAAGAGTTGACTatctaataataaaatatatatttaaattttctaatgttgCTTCTATCAGAATCCAGAATTctcctaaaagttaaaaaaaaaaaaatatcttgaagtacaaaaatgcaaagaaaatacCTTCTGTTTTGTTAACCGTCCAGTTACTCTGCTGGATTGTGATTGGTGGTGTCACAGTGACGGCTGCCTCTTCAGTAAATGCCGCCATTGCTGTATCAAATGGGGGACAGGCATCtttaacacacaagcctccttcCATGTATAAGCAACAGGTCTAAAGTTACTCTTAATTCT encodes:
- the EPGN gene encoding epigen isoform X1 gives rise to the protein MEGGLCVKDACPPFDTAMAAFTEEAAVTVTPPITIQQSNWTVNKTEADYAEGPIALKFSPPCLEDHNSYCINGVCAFHHELEKAICRCLTGYTGERCEHLTLTSYAMDSYEKYIAIGIGVGLLLSSFLAMFYCYIRKRCLKLKLPYNICSGGRPL
- the EPGN gene encoding epigen isoform X2 produces the protein MASGLPVSVYLLFNAMAAFTEEAAVTVTPPITIQQSNWTVNKTEADYAEGPIALKFSPPCLEDHNSYCINGVCAFHHELEKAICRCLTGYTGERCEHLTLTSYAMDSYEKYIAIGIGVGLLLSSFLAMFYCYIRKRCLKLKLPYNICSGGRPL